One Candidatus Methylomirabilota bacterium genomic window, AGATCAAGCAGATGTGGCGCGACGGGCGGTGTGTCACCATGGGCTGGCTCTCGGTGTCCCATGGGTTCACCGCGGAGGTGATGGCCCGCCAGGGTTTCGACGCCTTGGTTATCGACATGCAGCACGGGACCACCGACATGAGCGATCTCTGGCCGATGCTGCAGGCGATCTCGCAGACCGACACGGTGCCGGTAGTGCGGGTGGCGTGGAACGACCCGGCGCCCATCATGAAGGCGCTGGACCTGGGCGCCTACGGCATCCTCGTGCCCTTGATCAATACCGCGGCGGACGCGGCGAAGGCGGTGGCCGCCTGCCGCTATCCGCCGGTGGGCATGCGCTCGTCCGGGCCGGTGCGCGCCGTGCACTACGGCGGCGCCGACTACGTGGCCAAGGCGAACGACGAGATCGTCGTCATGGCCATGATCGAGACGAAGGAAGGGCTCGCCAACCTGGACGCCATCTGCGCCACGCCGGGGCTCGACGCCGTCTACATCGGTCCCGCCGACCTGTCGTTCGCGCTGGGCATGCCGCCCGGCCCCGACAAGACCGACCCGGTGCACATGGCCACGTGCGACAAGATCCGCGATACGGCGCACAAGCACGGCATCAAGGCGTGCATGCACTGCGCGAGCGCGGCCTTCGC contains:
- a CDS encoding aldolase/citrate lyase family protein, with the protein product IKQMWRDGRCVTMGWLSVSHGFTAEVMARQGFDALVIDMQHGTTDMSDLWPMLQAISQTDTVPVVRVAWNDPAPIMKALDLGAYGILVPLINTAADAAKAVAACRYPPVGMRSSGPVRAVHYGGADYVAKANDEIVVMAMIETKEGLANLDAICATPGLDAVYIGPADLSFALGMPPGPDKTDPVHMATCDKIRDTAHKHGIKACMHCASAAFAAGAVKRGFDLIMLTSDLASMIAGVRRQLDEFKALV